In one Oscillatoria salina IIICB1 genomic region, the following are encoded:
- a CDS encoding bifunctional 4-hydroxy-2-oxoglutarate aldolase/2-dehydro-3-deoxy-phosphogluconate aldolase, whose translation MSEHLWLKSLSQYRAIAIIRAPRNKLGLQMAYSVVIGGMQMIEITWNSEKPTELVSQLRRELPGCIVGAGTILNKTQLREAIACGAKFIFTPHVDPVLIQAATHAGVPIVPGALTPTEIVTAWQAGASCVKVFPVHAMGGATYLKSLQAPLNQIPLIPSGGVSLKNAKSLIDAGAIAVGVSSHLFPKKLVATHNWEAIALRAKALHQQLTLESDSLD comes from the coding sequence ATGTCTGAGCATTTGTGGTTGAAATCCCTAAGCCAATACCGAGCAATCGCGATTATTCGCGCCCCTCGGAATAAATTAGGTTTACAAATGGCGTATTCTGTGGTAATAGGCGGAATGCAAATGATTGAAATTACCTGGAATAGCGAGAAACCGACAGAATTAGTAAGTCAATTGCGGCGAGAATTACCGGGCTGTATAGTCGGTGCTGGCACAATTTTGAACAAAACGCAACTGCGGGAAGCGATCGCTTGCGGTGCCAAATTCATCTTTACTCCTCATGTCGATCCGGTACTAATTCAAGCTGCAACTCATGCCGGTGTGCCGATCGTACCAGGGGCGCTTACTCCTACAGAAATTGTTACCGCATGGCAAGCGGGAGCAAGTTGTGTCAAGGTTTTTCCAGTACACGCGATGGGAGGAGCAACTTATCTCAAGAGTTTGCAAGCACCTTTAAACCAAATTCCCTTAATTCCTTCTGGAGGAGTAAGTTTAAAAAATGCCAAAAGTCTCATCGACGCAGGCGCAATCGCGGTGGGCGTTTCCAGTCATTTGTTCCCCAAAAAATTAGTCGCCACCCATAATTGGGAAGCGATCGCCCTACGCGCCAAAGCCCTCCACCAACAACTTACCTTGGAATCAGATAGCTTGGACTAG
- a CDS encoding hybrid sensor histidine kinase/response regulator, whose translation MNNDSPNNPQKNDILVVDDTPDNIRFLSTMLTEQGYNVRKAINGQMALTAVQAVLPDLILLDINMPGLDGYEVCKQLKQNEKTNTVPVIFLSALDDTEDKIKAFKVGGVDYITKPFHFEEVLARIKNQLTIKQLQSQLKEQNQQLKETLNELKSAQAQLIHKEKMVSLGKLVAGISHQLNNPISFIAGNLDFTRNYIQDLLQLIKIYQQEYPQPTEIIKEAIQEIDLDFISADLEKVLGSIQAGSERISTIILALRIFSRLNESEIKSVDIHQGIDSSLLLLQHRINQQDKDLEIEVIKNYSELPKVTCYASQLNQVFLNLLNNAVDALESKFTKGFPETTKPTIWIDTELDDRTSVLVRIKDNGCGISEEVKAHLFEPFFTTQPGGKGSGLGLLTSYQIVVEKHNGKLSFNSQVGQGAEFIVEIPIELVKLSSSRSPNP comes from the coding sequence ATGAATAACGACTCTCCTAATAATCCTCAAAAAAATGATATCCTTGTGGTTGATGATACCCCAGATAATATCCGTTTTTTATCAACAATGTTAACAGAACAAGGATATAATGTCCGCAAAGCAATTAACGGACAAATGGCTTTAACCGCAGTTCAAGCTGTACTTCCTGACTTGATTTTGTTGGATATTAATATGCCTGGTCTTGATGGATATGAGGTTTGCAAACAACTGAAACAAAATGAAAAAACTAACACTGTACCTGTAATTTTTTTGAGTGCTTTAGATGATACAGAAGATAAAATTAAAGCTTTTAAAGTAGGCGGTGTTGATTACATAACTAAACCCTTTCACTTTGAAGAAGTTCTCGCCAGAATTAAAAATCAACTGACAATTAAACAGCTTCAATCTCAATTAAAAGAACAAAATCAACAACTTAAAGAAACTTTAAATGAGCTCAAATCTGCTCAGGCTCAACTAATACATAAAGAAAAAATGGTTAGTTTGGGTAAGTTGGTTGCTGGAATTTCCCATCAACTTAATAATCCTATTAGTTTTATCGCCGGAAATCTTGATTTTACACGCAATTATATTCAAGATTTGCTACAATTAATCAAGATTTATCAGCAAGAATATCCTCAACCTACAGAAATAATTAAAGAAGCAATTCAAGAGATAGATTTAGATTTTATCAGTGCAGATTTAGAAAAAGTTCTCGGTTCTATTCAAGCTGGATCGGAGCGGATTTCCACTATTATTCTTGCTTTACGCATTTTTTCCCGTTTAAATGAATCTGAAATTAAATCTGTTGATATTCATCAGGGAATTGATAGTAGTTTATTGCTGTTACAGCACAGAATTAATCAACAAGATAAAGATTTGGAAATTGAAGTTATTAAAAATTATAGCGAGCTGCCAAAAGTTACTTGTTATGCTAGTCAACTAAACCAAGTGTTTCTTAATTTGTTGAATAATGCTGTTGACGCTTTAGAATCAAAATTTACAAAAGGTTTTCCTGAAACTACTAAACCAACCATTTGGATCGATACCGAGTTAGACGATCGCACTAGTGTTCTTGTCCGGATCAAAGACAATGGTTGTGGTATTAGTGAGGAAGTCAAAGCCCATTTATTTGAACCATTTTTTACTACCCAACCTGGAGGTAAAGGAAGTGGTTTAGGTTTATTAACCAGTTATCAAATTGTGGTGGAAAAGCATAACGGAAAGTTGAGTTTTAATTCTCAAGTTGGACAAGGAGCAGAATTTATTGTCGAAATTCCGATCGAGCTTGTCAAATTATCATCATCGCGATCGCCGAACCCGTAA
- a CDS encoding PAS domain-containing sensor histidine kinase: MSRIQYQTQTINPQANDEDHFQDFFYLSEDLFCIIDSEGRFQETNPAWEKTLGWNYEELKLYSWLELVHPQDVTSGISRKKKFENRYRHKDGSYRWLSWSISRSPTGVTYAVAKDISESKKKYEALVASRTRLYALLDRLPAFLYLQRPDRSVGFYNRRFREIFGETQSKCYCQILPGRKQLGTKAPTFRVFESKTPQTWEWYDDRTGKIYQIYNYPFQDLDGSPLVVEMGLDITATKLAEEKLRQTHIELEQRVEERTAELAKANEQLRAEIAERQRAEAEQLRLLNVLDASLNEIYIFDAETYYFDYANQTALHNLGYSLAQIQQMTPGDIREKLDTITFEELITPLRRGEKEKLIFKTFHRRRDGSVYPVEVHLQLIDRVFLAVVLDITERVKTETELERSQAQLKQKKQLESALRQLRRTQAQLIQSEKMSSLGQMVAGIAHEINNPINFIYGNLSYAISYTNDLLSLVKVYQEEYPEPTSKVEEKIDEIDLAFLKEDFPKLINSMQVGAERIREIVRSLRNFSRLDEAQMKEVDIHEGLDSTLMILQNRLKAKPGHPEIKVIKEYGMQKRVDSYPGQLNQVFMNILSNGIDALEEYHSHRSEEEIAANPPTIRIQTSFRDGESPKGDRGANWLEIRIADNGSGIPKKVQQHLFEPFFTTKPVGKGTGLGLAISYSIIVEKHHGQIKCVSELGKGTEFIIEIPIHQEKRR, encoded by the coding sequence ATGAGTAGAATTCAATATCAAACACAAACCATAAATCCACAAGCCAATGACGAAGACCATTTTCAAGATTTTTTTTATCTCTCAGAAGATTTATTCTGCATTATCGATTCAGAGGGACGCTTTCAGGAAACAAACCCGGCTTGGGAAAAAACTTTGGGATGGAATTACGAAGAATTAAAGTTATATTCTTGGCTAGAATTAGTTCATCCCCAAGACGTAACTTCAGGAATATCTAGGAAGAAAAAATTTGAAAATCGCTATCGACATAAAGATGGTAGTTATCGCTGGTTGTCTTGGAGCATATCTCGTTCGCCTACCGGAGTAACCTATGCAGTAGCCAAAGATATCAGCGAAAGTAAAAAGAAATATGAAGCTCTCGTGGCTTCGAGAACGCGACTTTATGCACTACTCGATCGCCTCCCCGCCTTTCTTTATTTGCAACGTCCAGATCGTTCAGTGGGATTTTATAACCGACGTTTTCGAGAAATTTTTGGCGAGACCCAGAGTAAATGTTACTGTCAAATTCTCCCTGGTCGCAAGCAACTAGGTACAAAAGCTCCGACATTTCGCGTATTTGAAAGCAAAACCCCGCAAACTTGGGAATGGTACGACGATCGCACCGGAAAAATTTATCAAATTTATAACTACCCTTTTCAAGATTTAGATGGTTCTCCCTTGGTAGTAGAAATGGGTTTAGATATTACCGCTACCAAGCTTGCTGAAGAAAAACTGCGCCAAACGCACATCGAGTTAGAACAACGAGTAGAAGAACGCACCGCAGAATTGGCAAAAGCTAACGAACAGTTGCGGGCAGAAATTGCCGAACGTCAACGCGCAGAAGCCGAACAACTACGTTTGCTTAACGTTCTCGATGCTAGCCTGAACGAAATTTATATTTTCGATGCCGAAACTTATTATTTCGACTATGCTAATCAAACGGCACTACATAACCTAGGTTATTCGTTAGCACAAATACAACAAATGACTCCCGGAGATATCCGAGAGAAACTCGACACAATTACCTTTGAGGAATTAATTACTCCTTTGCGACGAGGTGAGAAAGAGAAACTAATCTTTAAAACTTTTCACCGCCGTAGGGATGGTAGCGTTTACCCAGTTGAAGTACATTTGCAACTGATCGATCGCGTTTTTTTAGCTGTAGTTCTCGATATTACCGAAAGAGTCAAAACGGAAACCGAGTTAGAGCGATCGCAAGCTCAACTCAAACAAAAAAAACAGCTTGAAAGTGCTTTACGACAGTTGCGGCGTACTCAAGCTCAACTAATTCAAAGCGAAAAAATGTCTTCTTTGGGGCAAATGGTAGCTGGTATAGCCCACGAAATCAATAACCCCATCAACTTTATCTACGGTAACTTATCCTATGCCATTAGTTACACTAATGACTTGCTTTCCTTAGTTAAAGTTTATCAGGAAGAATACCCCGAACCTACATCCAAAGTTGAAGAGAAAATTGATGAGATCGATCTTGCATTCCTCAAAGAGGATTTTCCTAAGTTAATTAATTCAATGCAAGTAGGAGCAGAAAGAATCCGGGAAATCGTCCGTTCTCTACGCAACTTCTCTCGTCTCGACGAAGCCCAAATGAAGGAAGTAGATATTCATGAAGGTCTTGATTCAACTTTGATGATTCTCCAAAATCGTTTGAAAGCCAAACCCGGTCATCCAGAAATTAAAGTCATTAAAGAGTATGGAATGCAAAAGCGAGTCGATTCTTATCCCGGACAACTTAACCAAGTATTTATGAATATTCTCAGCAATGGAATTGATGCTTTAGAAGAATATCATTCTCACCGTAGTGAAGAGGAAATTGCGGCTAATCCACCGACAATTCGCATCCAAACTAGTTTCCGCGATGGCGAATCTCCTAAAGGCGATCGCGGCGCAAATTGGTTGGAAATTCGCATTGCTGATAACGGTTCGGGTATACCA
- a CDS encoding RNA 2'-phosphotransferase — protein MKKSRLVKISKYLSYHLRHRPDKLGLQLAPGGWVTVEVLLAACKQDKFLITARELEEIVSENDKKRFSFDSTGKLIRANQGHSIEVDLQLEPVEPPDILYHGTKEDAVKSILSQGLVKMSRHHVHLSTDLGTAKNVGKRHGKPALFAIDAAKMYRDGYTFYCSENQVWLIEKVPPAYLSLHKVNN, from the coding sequence ATGAAAAAATCCCGCTTAGTTAAAATTAGTAAATATCTAAGTTACCATTTGCGCCATCGTCCTGACAAACTTGGCTTGCAACTCGCGCCCGGAGGTTGGGTAACAGTTGAAGTGCTTCTCGCCGCGTGCAAACAAGACAAATTTCTGATTACGGCGAGGGAATTAGAAGAAATTGTCAGCGAAAATGACAAAAAACGCTTTTCTTTCGACTCCACAGGTAAACTGATTCGTGCCAATCAAGGGCATAGTATCGAGGTCGATCTCCAACTAGAACCAGTAGAACCACCTGACATTTTATATCACGGTACAAAAGAAGATGCAGTCAAGTCAATCCTCAGCCAAGGTTTAGTTAAAATGTCCCGGCACCACGTTCATCTTTCGACAGATTTAGGAACAGCCAAAAATGTGGGTAAGCGACATGGCAAGCCTGCTCTCTTTGCTATTGATGCCGCAAAAATGTATCGAGATGGTTATACTTTTTATTGTTCGGAAAATCAGGTTTGGTTAATAGAAAAAGTTCCTCCAGCTTATCTAAGTTTGCACAAGGTTAACAACTAA
- a CDS encoding AAA family ATPase, with product MASGFYWYDRDRQGSNQPQEQSLLGSGWQPLSRKFDWEFFAHLVTKDSWTLMQKTLDFASDFADALGRQEYAWWANILNVFSADMQYELAEFWQYLTPEPPFPDRRYGDIIGVETPISQIVSRNSIPIDYVLNRLQEITIFKILKFLGRPDLIMQSYIDRYFYYPVEKFVAWERLEAMGTIYAFWHEEQVWLEIYPGDRNKRYYNLIAKNLAPLVNKATYNLAVMLSGYQSRVGQVYSQFSIRSFPDNIQSFTDIVQQAIIDNHQLAVLVNGEPGTGKTAWTQAVAKEILVPLGYVIFILDHDAVENFVPPSYLEKICLIINEADNLAQNRADRIAQQSNKTEHILSLLDGTLYQSVIDDSGIHSQQKLVVLMTCNTMERLDPAVLRKGRVDLTCEFNYRFV from the coding sequence ATGGCCTCAGGATTTTACTGGTACGATCGCGATCGTCAGGGTAGTAATCAGCCCCAAGAACAAAGTTTATTAGGATCTGGTTGGCAACCATTATCAAGAAAATTTGACTGGGAGTTTTTCGCTCATTTAGTTACTAAAGATTCTTGGACTCTCATGCAAAAAACTTTAGATTTTGCTAGCGATTTTGCTGATGCTTTAGGTCGCCAAGAATATGCTTGGTGGGCAAATATACTAAACGTTTTTTCTGCCGATATGCAATACGAACTAGCAGAATTCTGGCAATATCTCACACCTGAACCACCATTTCCCGATCGCCGCTACGGAGATATTATCGGCGTGGAAACCCCCATCAGTCAAATCGTTAGCCGCAATAGTATCCCGATTGATTATGTCCTTAATCGCTTACAAGAAATTACGATTTTTAAGATTCTTAAATTTTTAGGTCGTCCGGATTTAATTATGCAGTCATATATCGACCGCTATTTTTATTATCCGGTAGAAAAGTTTGTTGCTTGGGAACGTTTAGAAGCAATGGGAACGATTTATGCTTTTTGGCACGAAGAACAAGTTTGGTTAGAAATATATCCTGGCGATCGCAACAAAAGATACTACAATCTGATTGCGAAAAATCTCGCTCCGCTAGTTAACAAAGCCACGTACAATTTAGCAGTCATGTTAAGTGGTTATCAAAGTCGGGTGGGACAGGTTTACAGTCAGTTTTCTATTCGTTCTTTTCCTGATAATATTCAAAGTTTCACCGATATTGTTCAGCAAGCAATTATCGATAATCACCAATTAGCAGTATTGGTAAATGGTGAACCGGGTACTGGAAAAACAGCTTGGACGCAAGCGGTGGCTAAAGAAATTTTAGTACCTTTAGGATATGTGATTTTTATTTTAGACCATGATGCCGTCGAAAATTTTGTCCCGCCCAGTTATTTAGAAAAAATTTGTTTAATTATCAATGAAGCCGATAATTTAGCTCAAAATCGTGCCGATCGCATAGCTCAACAAAGTAACAAAACTGAACATATTCTGAGTTTGTTGGATGGTACATTATATCAAAGCGTAATTGACGATTCGGGAATTCACTCTCAACAAAAGTTGGTTGTGTTGATGACTTGCAATACAATGGAAAGGTTAGATCCGGCGGTTTTACGCAAGGGTCGGGTAGACTTGACTTGTGAGTTTAATTATCGCTTTGTTTGA